A single genomic interval of Metasolibacillus fluoroglycofenilyticus harbors:
- the chrA gene encoding chromate efflux transporter has product MRKYFEVFWTAFKLGCTSFGGPSAHLSYFYDTYVQRKQWLNDKAYANIVALSQFLPGPASSQVGIAIGLAKAGLFGGILSFLGFTLPSAVILLLFSLFFVQGDYGLSLLHSLKLVAVAIVIHAVIGMGKSFVTESKEKIVTLLALAGVLLIDNAWSHIIVIASSGILSYMLFRDSAITREGERFKLALSKRLGAACLIIYIGLLALLPIMSQLTKWQWLDWFERFYRAGALVFGGGHVVLPLLEREFVATGIMTEASFFAGYGLTQAVPGPLFTFATYIGADIGGLFGAVLATVAIFLPAFLLIIGALPFWLQFSQNPKLGAIVKGMNAAVVGILLATLFDPLWVTTVLTTKDFIVVSILFSLLMFWKKPSWLVVLLGIVMGFVSTL; this is encoded by the coding sequence ATGAGGAAGTATTTCGAGGTGTTTTGGACAGCCTTCAAGCTGGGCTGTACATCTTTTGGTGGGCCAAGTGCGCATCTTAGCTATTTTTACGATACATATGTGCAACGTAAGCAATGGCTAAACGATAAGGCATATGCCAATATTGTAGCACTATCGCAATTTCTCCCTGGACCAGCTAGCAGTCAAGTAGGGATTGCCATTGGCTTAGCCAAAGCAGGCTTGTTCGGTGGTATTTTATCGTTTTTAGGATTTACATTGCCATCTGCTGTCATTTTATTGTTGTTTTCCTTGTTTTTTGTGCAGGGGGATTATGGGCTAAGCTTGTTACATAGCTTGAAACTTGTCGCTGTAGCGATTGTAATTCATGCAGTTATCGGCATGGGAAAATCATTTGTTACTGAGTCGAAAGAGAAAATTGTAACACTACTTGCACTAGCAGGAGTGCTATTGATTGATAATGCATGGTCACATATTATAGTGATAGCAAGTAGCGGAATATTGAGCTATATGCTGTTTCGGGATAGTGCAATTACGCGAGAGGGGGAGCGCTTCAAGCTTGCTTTATCAAAGCGTCTAGGTGCTGCTTGTTTAATTATATATATCGGTTTACTCGCTTTATTACCTATCATGAGTCAATTGACAAAATGGCAGTGGCTTGACTGGTTCGAAAGGTTTTACCGTGCAGGCGCACTAGTCTTTGGGGGAGGGCATGTTGTTTTGCCCTTGTTGGAGCGCGAATTTGTCGCTACAGGCATAATGACGGAGGCGAGCTTTTTTGCAGGCTACGGGCTAACACAGGCAGTTCCAGGCCCGCTTTTTACATTTGCAACTTATATAGGGGCAGATATTGGCGGACTATTTGGTGCAGTGTTGGCAACCGTTGCTATTTTTCTTCCAGCCTTTTTGCTTATCATCGGTGCTTTGCCCTTTTGGTTACAGTTTAGTCAAAATCCCAAGCTTGGAGCTATTGTGAAAGGGATGAATGCGGCAGTAGTTGGTATTTTACTTGCTACATTATTTGACCCATTATGGGTAACGACTGTCCTAACTACTAAAGATTTTATCGTTGTATCCATATTGTTTAGTCTATTAATGTTTTGGAAGAAACCGTCTTGGTTAGTTGTTTTACTAGGTATTGTAATGGGGTTTGTCTCTACGCTGTAG
- a CDS encoding phosphoribosylaminoimidazolesuccinocarboxamide synthase, with amino-acid sequence MELVYTGKTKDVFKQADGHYLLKFKDDVTGENGVFDPGANTVGLTIDGAGLAGLRLTAFFYSKLNEQGVPTHYVDANFTDATMTVKPASVFGNGLEVICRFKAVGSFLRRYGAYAKEGQDLNAFVEVTIKDDERQDPPISADALDMLGILSLEEYDILKQRTIEISKFVAAELAKKDLTLYDIKLEFGRDAKTNEILLIDEISGGNMRVYKGTEYIEPLQLEKIMLA; translated from the coding sequence GTGGAATTAGTTTACACAGGTAAAACAAAAGATGTCTTTAAACAAGCAGATGGACACTATTTATTGAAGTTTAAAGATGATGTGACAGGTGAAAATGGTGTATTCGACCCGGGCGCGAATACAGTTGGTTTAACAATCGACGGTGCTGGCTTAGCAGGACTTCGCCTTACTGCATTTTTCTATTCAAAGCTAAATGAACAAGGTGTACCAACACACTATGTAGATGCAAACTTCACTGACGCAACAATGACGGTCAAGCCTGCTTCAGTATTTGGCAATGGCTTAGAAGTTATTTGCCGTTTTAAAGCTGTCGGCTCTTTTTTACGTCGCTATGGTGCATATGCAAAGGAAGGTCAAGACCTCAATGCATTTGTGGAAGTGACAATTAAAGACGATGAGCGTCAAGACCCACCTATTTCAGCGGACGCACTTGATATGCTTGGCATTTTATCATTAGAGGAATACGATATTTTAAAGCAACGCACAATTGAAATTTCTAAATTTGTTGCAGCCGAGCTTGCTAAAAAAGATTTAACTTTATACGATATTAAACTAGAATTTGGTCGCGATGCCAAAACGAATGAAATCCTCTTAATCGATGAAATTTCAGGTGGGAATATGCGTGTATATAAAGGCACAGAATACATTGAACCTCTACAATTAGAAAAAATAATGCTTGCTTAA